The DNA window GCTAGCGTATACTACCAGTCTTCTAGCTAGCGCATACTACCAGTCTTCTAGCTAGCGCATACTACCAGTCTTCTAGCTAGCGCATACTACCAGTCTTCTAGCTAGCACATACTACCAGTTACTTTGAGGATAAAGCAAACAGATTGGATTTTCCTGAGGTATGACTGCTTAAAATGATACACATTTTTACTTTACTAGAACAGTGTTGCTAaggaagtacacacacacacacacacacacacttacacaccttcACATATCAAGATAAAGACAATCATCTCTTCCTTTGCAAAAGACTTAGAAAACATTTATCAAACTGAAACTTAGTAGGTAATTGTGTCCCaaagtgctaaaaaaaaagggCACTTAAAAAGTaggaaatattgaaaatgatcAACAAATCTGTGGTTACATGTAAGCTATCCTACTGTGAGATGTGGTAATTAGACACAAACAACACCACAGTTTCTGAATAGTACCCATATAAACTCGGTAACTTTTTATCACTAGGAGATGGGAGAACATTGTGGGTATGCCCATTACCGAGTTTATTCTGTACAttcaatgaaactgaaattaaatggaattACCTAGATCTTAAGGGACTACAAATCACATGATATCAAATCTTGCAAAAAGCTGCAGTCCCATTTGGTGATCACTAAGCTACATAATCCACGGTTTCTAACTCAAGAAAAAGATGCAGAGTAACATACTGAAGGCCAGGGACAGTCTTATACAATATTGTTGCAAAGGTCAATGGAATGATTCTCAGACAGACCAAGGTAAGCAATTGTTCATCTGTTTactgaagagaaaaacaagTCACGACCTCCGTGCGACCTCTGGGTTTTCACCCCCTGAGACAGGTAGCATGCCGTTGTACTTTCAGTACAAGAAACGCAAATATTGAACCTCGTATTAAAAAACGTTACGCttttatgcattcattcattcattaagtTACATTAAAAGCATGACAATTAACAACTTAACGCACATAATTCAGATTTttatcacaattttaaaatcattttttaagtttCACCACGCTGACCTTGCTGAACGAGAGAAGTGTTTTGGTGTGACTGCTTGTTTAAAAGCAGTTCTGGCCTCTCCCCAGCTTGTGCACGTTTGCCTCCTTCTGACTGTGTACAGTACGTGTCAAGCAGAAGCAGTGTGCTTAATCTGTAGGCTACAGAGTCAGAGGAACAGAATGTGCTGTCTGCTCCTTTCAAAAACACACTGCCCACAGATTTGGCCACTGAGACAACCGTCTTATTGTGTCTGTGGTATCACAGCTGCTTACCAGTCTAATGAACTTTCATGGGAATGTTAACAGCGCTGGGACTGAAGGAAGCTTCTCCCTTCACTTCACAGTGATTTcatctcattcttcttcttcttattattattattacatagcGTGTGGATATTGGTGCATTTCTGGAGAAAGAGATTGTGACATCAGTGTAGGAACATCAGGAATGTAAGTGTAGGAACATCAGGAATATCAGTGTAGGAACGATAAGGAACATCAGGAATATCAGGGTAGTGACATCAGTGTAGGAATCTGACACCAGCTGCCAACTCTGCCTACAGACGCAATCTCAAACAGTGTCAGGACTGAACAAGCCCGCAGCCCATACTGACCAGATTCCGCTGGACTATGGATTTATAATTTAACATTATCAGACCTTAAATAACAGTTTCAGCACCATAAAGACCAAATCCAGCCAAATAAAGCATTCctcaaaaaaaagtaaaattagctCCTAAATCTCTTCCACAGTAAATCTGTGATTGGATCAGCAAAGGGGCCTATACATATTACGTTCACTTAGAAGATGCTCTAGTCAAAATTGACTCAAAAAGAGGAGAACACCTGTGTAACCCCCAGGAATAcataattaataaatcaattaataaattTCAGTCCATATTCCTGCGGTTCCATCCACATGGATTTGCATAAAATAGAAATGAGTCGTGCCATAGGTAGAGTGGGCTTGTTTTTGACCTGGAGTTACTCTTTCTTAACGCCTGCAGCAGTGGAAGGCAGCTCAGCTGCACGTATGCCCAGAGCTCAGAGCTGATGActctgaaacaggaagtcagctGAACGTACCTTACGAGTTCAAAACAAAGGATCTGACCATGCGATCTCAGAGTTTTTAAACGGTGCGAAAGTTCATTCCGCAGCAGAGCTGAAGGGGGTCACATGACAGCGATCTCTGAAGGAGTTTGGCCGTTTTTGTCGTACTTGCGCCCCGCATCAGTAAAATCCCCCAGATTAAGGTGCCCTGCACCAGGGAAAACCCACGTTCCAGAGGCCAAGGGGCTGCAGgtttaaaattgttttgctttACCAATCTGGTATTAAACACTCTCAGAAGCATTAATGCCAGAGCACTTCCCAGCATGAATTACACAACAGAACTCCTGGTTTCCACTGTCGACAAGAAGAGCATCAAAGTGATATTACTAAGTTCATCCGTAGATAGATTAAGCAGTTTAATTAAGCTGGGTTTCAGTAAGATGATTAGTGTTTGCACTCTTATCTGTCAATGTACAGATGCATATGTCTGACAGCATGCAAGAATCAACTTTGACTGTTTCTAGCTGAGATAAAGCACTGATACCACCATCCGCCACGGGTTTACATCTGTTCTGCAGCCTGAACACAGAAATGAGAACAAGGTTGCTCCCACACAAATCTgcgagcagcagcagtgaagcatCTTGTAAACGTGCCACggcgttgttgttgttgggggtgatggatgttgttgttgttgggggtGATGGATGTTGGAGTGATGGATGTTGGAGTGTAACCTTCCATTGGTCCCCCGGGGCCTTAAGGAATGTCATCAATATTCAGGAAACCTCCCCAAATCGAATGTTGTAGCAACATAGCTATCATAACCATCATTTCTGGTCATTATTTGTAGCTCTGGCTGTTATAGgtgaatttatttctgtgttaaaaatatttctaacctattctcttttttttttttgaatatctCTGTATCCAACTATTTTCCAGGAGTTAAGCTGTTAAAGTGTatagaaacatatttttctttatattcCTCCttgactgattttttaaaactttttttcccctcctttttttcctcctacAAGATATCTGGGATATCCGTGAAGCATTGTGACCACCCCTGCACTATTTTTATTCCATAATTCCATAGCTGCTGCAAATGTACAGTGCTGAGGGTAAGCCTCCTGAGCTTGTTAAAAGAATGCATAACCATCTAATATAAACTACGAGCAAAAACAATTACGAAAGGGCAAGTTAAATGGGATTACAAGCTTTGTAGCAACGTGACGGAAAGCCTTCCCCTTGTGGTTATCGTCGGAACTGCAGCTCTCAGCTCCGTCGCCGGTTGTTTGTGCTCCATAATCCGTTGATAAATTTACCACCCGTGCGGGGCTCCGCCTCTGACGCtgcatttctgttgttttgtttttctgcttaaACCCAGAAAAAGTGGATCATGCAAATTGCAccactttgttaatcccctcATCCTGAGAGCAGAAACAAGTCTGGCTGTTCCAGGACACTAATGGGCTGATCAGGCTAAATTATAAAAGAGAGGATGTAGCGTTGAGCTATTAATAATAGCTCAAAGGTCACATGTTTTCTCTCCAGAGTTGCAGACTCAGACTGCACGCATCTGGCAGGCACTGTGGTGGATATATCGCATGTAATGCGCCTGACAGGCACTGCGGTGGATATATCGCATGTAATGCGCCTGACAGGCACTGCGGTGGATATATCGCATGTAATGCACCTGACAGGCACTGCGGTGGATATATCGCATGTAATGCGCCTGACAGGCACTGCGGTGGATATATCGCATGTAATGCGCCTGACAGGCACTGCGGTGGATATATCGCATGTAATGCGCCTGCGGTGGGAAGAACGCAGGACTTGCTGCAGGGCGGAGATGCAGTGAGGTCGCCCTTCCTCCATATCCATGGCAACGTGACTTCATAAATAGCGAGACTGCCAGTGCCTTGTCTTCAGTCACCTTATCCACttcaattttccatttttctggcagtctgggttttttttttttttaaaggccttcTATTCAGTGATTATATAATCGCTCACATCCATTTGAGCAGCAGACTAAATCGAGGTCTGTCAAGTGAAGCAGTGGTGCAGCAATTTTTGGATGCTGTAGGCTGGTACTGCCAGACATGTAGCCTACTACCTCTACCACATTAggacaataaatttaaaataggaATTTCATTAGGTCCATATGCATTCCTATTCTAAACAATGCATACCAATGAAAGGTGACAgtacattgtttaaaaaaaaaaaaaaaaaagacagtacTGTATCGTTACTGTGCTTCACTAAAGATATAAAACCTTTCTATTTCTGGGATGCACGTATGCCAAAGAACATATCTCTGTGATTAATATTTAATCCATCTTTACGCTGGACTTTTCAGGAAAAATGGCtttatgatgtatttttaaacttcATGACTGAGCTTTGTAAAGTTTCATGAAACATcttcaacaaaacaacaacaacacacacacacacacacacacatgcatgcaaatattttcaaataaaaaaatgtgtgttgtttgATATTCACAgctcatgggaaaaaaataggcTGGTACAATGAAAAATTTATAATTATTGTACAACAAACCAAATTAGAAGATTCCCATCTTTAATTTAAACACACTAACCTATTAAAAGTCTTTAAGCTTTTGATggcagtgatgacatcacaggacaGACAGGTATCCTGGGTATGTGGGGCGTGGCCGAAGACTGTTGGCTGGACGATCCAGGTGCACACAAAGGTGGGAGAACAGCAGCGTTATTCCCTATcttcacctgcagggggcacaaTGATGCAAAAATGATCATATTGAGCTTGAACAGGCCATGCTAGACTAGACACTTAATAATTTAGATGATCTGGGGGCTCATTCAGTGTCATACTCATTCTATGAGCAAATCATAAAATGGATGCTCTTTTATAAGATGCATTCCAAGATGCAGAGACAGAAAAGTGCATTTGGCCCTCAGAATAAAGAAAGAATAGATGTGAAATCTGTTCTGCTTTACAGTCTCTCACGTACCCAGTGCAGACACGTGGCTGATAAAAACCAGCGAGTGGCACATACAGACCTTTCATTCCATGTTGCTCCACCTCTTGACTACCAACGGCATCCCTGCATTTCCTGATTACAGCCATCctgtatttatgtgtgcgtATTTATGGAAGTATGAATGTATTCATGCATATCCTCATGCCACAGGTTTAATGAGCAGACATCTTTCAAAATCACATCTTTCCTCAATTAACCTGCGGCCATTTCCCTGTGCAGCAGGAAGTACAGTAACACATTTATCGATAAAATCATTTATATAATCACTTCATCACTTTAGTGAACTTTATCTCTTTAATGAATCATTGTGTACCTGTAGTGTTCGTGGGGTAGGGTTGCCCAGTGTTGCCTGTAGACTTGTaatctggtcatgtgactttaaTAGTAACAGGTATCATTATTGGTGACCTTCAACGAAAGCATTACAGTAAGTCCATAAAACTGATTAGGGCTTCATAAAGAAAGGCAAGGCCTAGCTCAAGGAAATCTAAATAGTAAAAGAGTTGCTCACGTGTAATAAATAAAGTTCTGCAAACAAGAGAAAACAGGCACTGCCCACACcaacaaaagacaaagaaaatgtctgacgtatttggccaggacactgcGCAATAGTTAATAGCTTATTACTGTTTAAATACCAGCATGCGGTTTGGTGGTCTGCCGTCACCTTTGGACCCAGTTCTGTtattaaatctgtcatttattgatgtttctatttttctctGCGGAATTTGTAAATATGCAGTTTCTCCTCCTAATATTTGCCGATGTGTCTTTTCAGCTCTGGAACTGAGATTTGCTTGAGTGATTACAGTACCAGCTTTCTGCTTGTGGGCGGAGTCAGTAAATCACTGGAACCGTCAGGATCAGTTCAGCTCACGTTGGCGGTTGAGTGTGGATGGAAGACTTCAGGAAGAAATTATTGGCGAACACGTGGAACATGTCATTTATTGATCTGATCACTTCAGCAGTGATCTACAGTAATTTGGCATTGCAGTGAAGAACCTCAATCATTAGTGAATAGTAATATCCACTCCTTATGTACgctgttaaataaaaacatgttggaAAAACCATGTCTGTGAACCCTGTCTTGggtaaaaagacaaaaaaattgaaagaagcACATAGTTTGGTgtccaaataaatttaaatttaaagtgtCTAAAATATGCACATGTCCTCTCATGCATTACTGGAAAGTAACTGGATGGCTGTATCTGTAATGACACTATTTGTGTTCTCAGAAACAATGTCCACATTTGGTGTTgttctacacagtaaaatgaccagtgttaattcagcccTGTTAGAACACACAAGTCCAGTCGGAACCGTACgtactctgtgagagttgattGAACACTTCACTGTGTACGTTGACCGAAATTAATTGCTCAACAGTTTTTATTAACGAGCCTCGTTAATAAAAACGCGCTGAAGTTAGCAGATCTGAGACAGTGCTGAGAGACAAGATGCAGCATGAAAGGACAGGTGATACGACGCAGGTGTCATCGAGAGTTCTTTCCACCGGTGGGGGCAGgaatgaagaggaagaggaagaaccGTGACTCCTGGATCCGTTTCTTTATTCACCCCCTAGAACTATAGCTCACAGCTTTCCAACCTGAAGCTGAAAaggtttataaataaatagactgTCGAAAGTCTCCACGTAAAAAAGAACAGCCAGGCGTTTGCCCCGCCACCAATAAAGCCTCTATTATGTAAACCATAGCGGGCACAGCTTTGTGTTGGTTTTATCGGCGTGTTTGTTCTAGGATATGGAGAGACTTTTGACAgggggttttttgtttgtttttttttagcaggggGGAGCCGGTTTTTGTAAGTCGCTCCAGTACTGGAGCAGCCGCGCGGGACCGTCCAGTATGGTGGTGATGACCGCCGCGTAGTGGCACCGGTTAAAGCGGGATGGCATGTAGGCCTTAAACAGCGAGCGACTGGGCGGGTCTGTGGGCACTATGCCCAGCTGCTTGAGGCACATCGCAACGTGGACGTCCTCTATGTACAGGGGTCGAATCCGCCTGGACACGTCCACGAGCTTCTGGGGCAGGTCGGTGGAGAAGACGTAGCCCATCCCCAGAGGGTACGGGGGGTACGTGGCGTCGGGGTACACGTCCACGGGCATGTACCACTTGGAGTTGGGGTTCCTCACCACCACGCTATGCCGGGTCACCATTCCCGTGATGTAGTCCTGCCTGGGCGTCTTGGGGTCCAGGAGCATCTTCACCAGGTTCTGCACGTTGAGGAACACGTCCGAGTCGACCTTCATGGCGTAGCTGGCGTTTCGGCAGCGACTGGCCACCCACTCCAGCATCATCATGGTCTTGATGGTCAGGTTGCGGTAGCTGTCCAGGAAGTTGCTCTGCAGCAGGTCGCggtgctcctccctctccttctccacgTCCGCCTGCAGCCGCTCGGACCCCTTCCCGCTCGGGAGACCCAGCAGGAAGAACAGCCGGATCGTCTTTCCCAAAACCAGGCTTTCGTTGCCCCAGGTTCTACGGATGGCGCCCCGGGCGAGGAGGTTTTTTGCTGCCACCGGCACAATGAGCACCAGGAAAGGGTCCTCCTCGCGGCACGCGTCCGGCTCGTCCAGGGTGAAGATGTAGCTGCGCGGGTAGGCCACATGGTAGGGCCCCGGGGCCTCCCATTGGAACTTAGCGTGAACCTCAGTGTGAACGTCAACGTGCGGTTCAGTGTGCGGTTCGGTGTTTTGGGAGGGAGCTGTGGGTGCCGTTGGGTTGGGGCCGGACCACTCCCACGACACCTGGCCCCACTGTTCCGACAGCAAAGAGCGGTCTGTGACGCAGAGAAAGATGCACGTCCCCGTGACCAACAGGAGGACCATGGAGAGGCCGCAGCTGTACGGAGAGCACGGCCTCCTTCCCTCCAGAACTTTACAGCTGAAATGAGAGACAGGTCAGTCTTGAACAAAATGTCAGGCTACCCTAAAATGTTATTCAAAATGGCATCTCATCCTATTGTACTGAAGTGCAAACTCCCGTGATAAACAGCTTGGTTTGCTGCAAATTCTCCAGGTTAGACAGAGAAATCAGGCAACCACTCAAGTCATTTGGTAAGGAAGGCAATGCGTGGTGCACACAATCTGATTCCTCATATTCACTGGTTGGTGAAACAGAATATCCTGTGCTGGTAGCTGTATGTGTTTGAACCTTGGTGCACATTTACTGGGAATGCCCTGTGAAAATCTGAGGTGGATGTGCTAGCTCTGCTAATTTCTTTCTGTGGGCAccacacatttgcatttaaagaaTTGTtgttccattctttttttaaacaataattataCCAAAAATACCAAACCATTCTGAATGCAATTTGGTTTATCTCTCCATGAACAGCTGTTGTTTAATATTAATTCACTGTTTGGTGCATGAATCTTTAGAATTCAGGgaagaaatgcacattttatattgttttttggtGACATGTGCCTTGTTTAATTTGGCGGGGTATGTCTTCCTTTACAGTTTGCAGAGCGCATGCCTGAAATCACCTACATGCATGTTCTTAAACTGGGATTTGGTTGTGGTTGCAACCTTCTACACACCTTCCTGGATTGATGAGGTTTTGGTATGGCGAGATGCTCCTCCATGCTCCAGGCAGACCCATGTTTTGGAGAGCAGTGTCACTCTTCACTGTGTTCACATGCAGGGGAACAGAAAGAAGGTGCGATAATgaacattaaccctttaagggtTATTAGaagcgattagaatgttcttgaactgaacattctagtgctgatgtaacaatcccTGCTGGTAGCtgaatgttctagaacaccgacacCAGACTCTGCAAAGGGTTAAGTGACCTGTAATTGCACAAAGAGCACAGTTTAGTCATCTTCACTGGCTGACAGAAGATCGGGTCTCGGTGAGACATGTAAGGCTTCTTGTTCTTTAATCTTACTacagaataaacagaaaatacagtggCTGATCTATTTTTAATCATACTGATATCATCTTGTATTTGCAGTTACCGATATCCTATTGAGTAATATGAGTAAACACTGTGTGGTGACTTTATTATGGCCATCAAATCCTTTATGATGAGAGCAATGAAATCATGGAGGGTTGTTGAgaagtacatttaaattttcCAGACTATTTCTAAACTGATGTCAATCTTTTAAAATTCGCTGCTGCTATACACACTATGATCTTTGACTCTTcattcaggtaaaaaaaaaagaaagaagttgACCCGATCAGGGGAAGTGGTATCTTTGTAGGAAAAGGAATTAACTAGTTGAatcaacatgtacagtatagaCTGTTAATATTTTGGTATTTCTAAAAATACTGCTAAAGGGTAAAAAATCAGCCACCTTCAGGTATATATGCCATATACTGTACCGTTACCaacatttaaatgttgaaaaCCGATTTATACTGTACCATTAATACTAAGGACCTTACTAATTGAATCCCAAACCAGTTTTACATCTTATATTGCACCTGGACTGGCCAGAATAACCTTCCTGTCTAACCTTCCTGTCCGTTTCAAAATAAGAAGgggaatgtaaaaaaacattcaggtccataaaaaatattaaccaCGTCAACACCATTTAACAACATAAGTAAAAACAGAGTGAAGAAGCGAGAACAAAAATGGCCACCCCTCCGCACATAGAGACAGGCCACCGTTCCCTTTCCATGTAATGATTGGTACCATAATTTCTTTAATATCCTGTACCTGCAGGTGTGATATGATTATTGCAGCTCCATCTTACCTTACACAGGTGAGCAGCTCCGTTCTGCAGCACAGAGTGGTCAGGtacaggttcaggttcaggttcaggtacAGGTACACATCACTCAAAGCTGTTCCGTCCGCTGGcttccttcacaaacacacctgcgcGCGAATGACCAGCTCGGATGTGAGGCGCAGGTACTTACTTCTCGTCACTTTCTTAGTTACGAAGCGTCACCTCAATTATGCCGCATATTTGCATATGATCCTTCTGATAAGAATATCAttggaaaatttttttttttgttgttgttctgtaAAGGTTTAGCCCATCAGTAAATTTGCTCTCGACAGGTTTTATTTGACACTTCATCCTTGATTTCAAAATCCTGTAACAGGTGTTCTGCAGGCCACGGGAGTGCCTGGCCACACAAGTCTTTGGAGGGCACTGTCAAGTGGGTCATCCATCTTTGGGCACAAACGATGCCAGTCTCCCCTGGGCTGCCCAAACTGTGCCCATCTCCCCTGGGCTGCCCAAACGATGCCCGTCTCCCCTGGGCTGCCCAAACGATGCCCGTCTCCCCCGGGCTGCCCCATTGGAACCCGCTTCACCCCAGAACAGGAGCCCAGCTGAAATATTGcctttttgtttaatattcTGGTTTTGGAGACGCCAGCTGTGACGTTACACAACGTGTGTGACGAGTGCAAAAAcacttttgtttatttagtttgtgCAGTTTGCCATTGACTTAATCCCTTTTTGCGTAGCTGTCTTCGTTTTATTATGTCCACCATtatatttgttctgtttaatCATCCTCATATATAGAATGCCTTATCCGATGTGCGCAAACACATCCTGGTATGAAATCTCACAGGCACTTTCCTTTCCACTTGCTTTTAATTAACTTAATgacatgtacatttattttctatccctgtttttatttttaaaatatttttttataattttgtgtCGTCTCATAAATATGATATATTCTActtaaacagtattttttttttactttgatctGATGTCTTTATTGCTAACGCCTTCCTGCCACCTCAGCAGCTGTTCGTCCTTTTTTTCATTACGCATGGCTAACTGtggctcactcactcacggacgacctgtgggacgcatgcgcaggtggtgcttcgtttagtaggacgcacgtgcaggtgcatctcccaaaatcaccacttcgaacggcacaagatttttaagcacagctttatcgcctaacgttactttagctgaccctaacatgttagcgtttcacttactttagttaacctacttagGGCATACCACCGATACAggtgtatggacacacggaggacaacaaataacgttacagaggtgaggacatgccatagctagctagctatatagttagccgagttttactcatgacactttgtacaggagCGCCGTGGGTCTGCACGGTTTCATGCTCGTTTAAAAGTTCCCATACGAAAATGAGCTGCTGGCCTCAGAGGGGCAACAtaactcaggaggtaagagcggttgtctggcagtcggagggctgcCTCTCTTCTCAAGGCTGCCTCTCTTCTCAAAGCTGCCTCTCTTCTCAAGGCTGCCACTCTTCTCAAAGCTGCCTCTCTTCTCAAGGCTGCCTCTCTTCTCAAGGCTGCCTCTCTTCTCAAAGCTGCCTCTCTTCTCAAGGCTGCCTCTCTTCTCAAGGCTGCCTCTCTTCTCAAAGCTGCCTCTCTGACCTTTgcacaaactgaaatataaaatatgcagttgAATCTTTCCAGGTTTTCCATGAGATCCCgtgattaaataaaggttaaataaaataatataatagtCACACATTACTCCCTATTTGcctcaggtgtttttttttaagtttgcttGGCTTTCTTGTGTTGACGTGCCAGATATGCCTGTAGTTTGCTAGGCTTGTCAAAGCATCATTACTCAGAGTAGTTCATATAGACATTAGTGCTCATGGTGCAATTTGTACACTAAGCTGCTCTAAGACTTGGCTACATTCCtgaggaggggtggaggtgagCAGGGGTCATAAAAGCGTCTCTGTCGCAGAGGGTGTTCAAATGTAGCAcgtttttaaattatatctcGGCTCCGTACTGCAGCACACtggctttgaaatgaaacaatgaaacatgaggttaaagtgcagactgtcagctctaACTTgtgggcatttacatccatgtcAGCTGAACCATGTAGGAACTGCAGCCCTTTCTATACGAGGCTTTGAATGGCATGGATGGCTGCCATTGTGATGTGCCACATTGACTGACGGAATTTAAGCATGAAG is part of the Anguilla anguilla isolate fAngAng1 chromosome 7, fAngAng1.pri, whole genome shotgun sequence genome and encodes:
- the LOC118232322 gene encoding beta-1,3-galactosyltransferase 1-like produces the protein MGLPGAWRSISPYQNLINPGSCKVLEGRRPCSPYSCGLSMVLLLVTGTCIFLCVTDRSLLSEQWGQVSWEWSGPNPTAPTAPSQNTEPHTEPHVDVHTEVHAKFQWEAPGPYHVAYPRSYIFTLDEPDACREEDPFLVLIVPVAAKNLLARGAIRRTWGNESLVLGKTIRLFFLLGLPSGKGSERLQADVEKEREEHRDLLQSNFLDSYRNLTIKTMMMLEWVASRCRNASYAMKVDSDVFLNVQNLVKMLLDPKTPRQDYITGMVTRHSVVVRNPNSKWYMPVDVYPDATYPPYPLGMGYVFSTDLPQKLVDVSRRIRPLYIEDVHVAMCLKQLGIVPTDPPSRSLFKAYMPSRFNRCHYAAVITTILDGPARLLQYWSDLQKPAPPC